TAGGACCCTTGCAATCACAATTTCTCGTCTGGAATTTAATAAGTGCCAAGAAAAATACATTCCTTGGGTAAAATTGTGGAAAGTTTAAGCCAGTAAGTCCCTGCAAACTTGAGATTCTTAAATCGAGATAGCCAcagctattttttgtttttttttgagaaagTAGGTGGCTCTTAAAAGAGCCTTTGGGTCTGATGAGGGAAGTTTGTCGTAAGCTCGTTTTTACTTGGAGCTGGTGTATTTGGTGACGGCCTTGGTGCCCTCGGAGACGGCGTGCTTGGCCAGCTCTCCGGGCAGCAGGAGGCGGACGGCCGTCTGGATCTCCCGGGAGGTGATGGTGGAGCGCTTGTTGTAGTGAGCCAGGCGGGAAGCCTCAGCCGCGATGCGCTCGAAGATGTCGTTGACGAAGGAGTTCATGATGCTCATGGCCTTGGAGGAGATGCCGGTGTCGGGATGGACCTGCTTCAGCACCTTATAGACATAGATGGAGTAGCTCTCCTTGCGGGTCTTCTTGCGTTTCTTATCCCCTTTCTTCTGGGTTTTAGTGACGGCTTTCTTGGAGCCCTTCTTGGGCGCGGGAGCAGCCTTAGCCGGCTCAGGCATGGTCAAATTACCAACctactcccccaaaaaataagaacCAAATTCTGTAGAAGAAACTCTGTCTGGCCCCTATTTATAGGAGGCATATGCAAATGAAGGAGTTCAAACCCTCCCGTTTCATTGGCTCGGAAGCAGAGCCCCACCCCATTTCCATACATTGAGTACGCTAATGACCGAATTGCTGAGAGAAAgcgatttttttattggcctgcAAATAGAGCGCCTCTTCTTTATTGGGAGGTCGAAAAGAGtggtggttttgggggtttttttcattGGACGCAAGAAAAACCTCGACAGAAACGAACCAATAGGAATTCGCCTGGGCAAGCTTTTCGAGTGAATAAAAGGAGACCAAGCGCCCGCTTGGAAACTATTCCACTCGGATTGAGCTTTTTGGTGTTTGATATCCTTCAATAGTAGCATGTCTGGACGCGGCAAGCAAGGAGGCAAAGCCCGGGCTAAGGCCAAGACTCGCTCTTCCCGCGCCGGGCTCCAGTTCCCCGTGGGCCGCGTGCATCGCCTGCTCCGCAAGGGCAACTACGCCGAGAGAGTGGGAGCCGGAGCTCCCGTCTACCTGGCCGCGGTGCTGGAATACCTGACGGCCGAAATCTTGGAGCTGGCGGGCAACGCGGCCCGGGACAACAAGAAGACGCGGATCATCCCGCGCCACTTGCAGCTGGCCATCCGCAATGACGAGGAGCTGAACAAGCTGCTGGGCAAAGTCACCATCGCCCAGGGAGGCGTCCTGCCCAACATCCAAGCCGTCCTGCTGCCCAAGAAGACCGAGAGCCACAAGGCCAAAGGGAAGTAGGAGCCCTCTCCCGCCTGCTTGGCTCACTCAGCCGCCGAAGAAcgaacccccaaaggctcttttaagAGCCACCCACTTTTTCCTGGAAAGAGCTGGTCTCAACTTGCTAAGTTGAAACCGTATCCTGAGACCCTTCTTTAAAATTCCCTCTAcaaaatacacatacacaaaaacaTCTTTCTCAGGATAGAATagactttattg
Above is a window of Ahaetulla prasina isolate Xishuangbanna chromosome 4, ASM2864084v1, whole genome shotgun sequence DNA encoding:
- the LOC131197246 gene encoding histone H2B 8-like; the protein is MPEPAKAAPAPKKGSKKAVTKTQKKGDKKRKKTRKESYSIYVYKVLKQVHPDTGISSKAMSIMNSFVNDIFERIAAEASRLAHYNKRSTITSREIQTAVRLLLPGELAKHAVSEGTKAVTKYTSSK
- the LOC131197244 gene encoding histone H2A type 2-C-like, yielding MSGRGKQGGKARAKAKTRSSRAGLQFPVGRVHRLLRKGNYAERVGAGAPVYLAAVLEYLTAEILELAGNAARDNKKTRIIPRHLQLAIRNDEELNKLLGKVTIAQGGVLPNIQAVLLPKKTESHKAKGK